In the Chitinophagaceae bacterium genome, one interval contains:
- a CDS encoding rhomboid family intramembrane serine protease has protein sequence MNLQDHPITIGLITANVIFSFVGFSNAALVDKTIMWPYRVARENQYIRFITSGFLHADYLHLFFNMFTLFFFGTALEVYMDYYGLGGNIAYLLLYFAGLIASDIPSYIKHKNDYNYRSLGASGAVSAVVFATIVFNPWSSIYIYGAIKISAALYAVLYIVYCVYMGKKGGDNINHDAHLWGSLFGLAFILALIAFMQPDLFTGIMDELKNPSLFGR, from the coding sequence ATGAATTTACAGGACCACCCCATAACCATCGGCCTGATCACTGCGAATGTTATTTTTTCCTTTGTTGGCTTTTCGAATGCGGCATTGGTCGACAAAACGATCATGTGGCCTTACCGGGTGGCCAGGGAAAACCAATACATCCGGTTTATCACTTCCGGTTTCCTGCATGCCGATTACCTGCACCTGTTCTTCAACATGTTCACACTTTTTTTCTTTGGAACAGCCCTGGAGGTCTACATGGATTATTATGGATTAGGGGGAAACATCGCATACTTGCTGCTCTATTTTGCCGGCCTCATTGCATCTGACATACCGAGCTATATCAAACATAAGAATGATTACAACTACCGTTCACTGGGGGCCTCCGGCGCCGTATCGGCAGTTGTTTTTGCCACCATCGTATTCAACCCCTGGAGCAGCATCTACATTTACGGCGCCATTAAGATATCTGCTGCCCTGTATGCAGTGCTGTACATTGTTTATTGCGTGTACATGGGCAAAAAAGGCGGCGATAACATCAATCATGATGCCCACCTCTGGGGCTCCCTGTTCGGACTTGCCTTTATCCTTGCTTTAATTGCTTTTATGCAACCCGATCTGTTCACCGGCATCATGGATGAATTGAAGAACCCGAGCCTATTCGGCAGGTGA
- a CDS encoding DNA-binding response regulator has protein sequence MTSARNFFSRNKAIIAYGISLALLLILLKWLELRFIIFDHALEVYIGAVAVIFTALGIWLALKLTKPKLNTVIVEKEVYVSRAEFVFNETEAAKLGLSKRELEVLNLMAEGCSNQEIAARLFVSLSTVKTHSSNLFEKLDVKRRTQAIEKAKRLSLVP, from the coding sequence ATGACCTCCGCCCGGAATTTTTTCTCAAGGAATAAGGCGATCATCGCTTATGGGATAAGCCTGGCCTTGCTCCTGATACTGCTGAAATGGCTTGAACTACGCTTCATCATTTTCGATCATGCCCTCGAAGTATATATCGGCGCCGTTGCAGTCATCTTTACTGCCCTGGGCATCTGGCTCGCCCTCAAACTCACCAAACCAAAACTGAACACGGTTATCGTAGAAAAAGAGGTATATGTAAGCCGGGCTGAATTTGTTTTTAATGAAACGGAAGCAGCTAAACTGGGCTTGAGCAAACGGGAACTGGAAGTACTTAACCTGATGGCGGAAGGCTGCAGTAACCAGGAAATCGCAGCCCGGCTTTTTGTATCGCTCAGCACGGTTAAAACACACAGTTCAAATCTTTTTGAGAAACTGGATGTGAAAAGAAGGACACAGGCCATCGAAAAGGCAAAAAGGCTGTCCCTCGTTCCCTGA
- a CDS encoding bifunctional 3,4-dihydroxy-2-butanone-4-phosphate synthase/GTP cyclohydrolase II, whose amino-acid sequence MLDSIESAIEDIRQGKLVIVVDDEDRENEGDFITAANNVTPEIINFMSMHGRGLICAPLVEERCHELQLEPMVVNNTSLHETAFTVSIDLLGNGCTTGISAQDRAKTIQALVNPDTKPEHLGRPGHIFPLKAKKGGVLRRSGHTEATIDMARLAGFAPAGVLVEIMNEDGSMARLPQLIEIAKKFNLKLISIKDLIEYRLREETLIKEEVRVQLPTKYGSFELVAFEQLNTGEIHMALKKGDWKKDEPVLVRVHSSCMTGDILGSLRCDCGDQLHQAMKMIEAEGKGLLLYMNQEGRGIGLLNKLKAYKLQEQGRDTVEANLELGFDMDERDYGVGAQILRHMGIRKMKLLSNNPRKRAGLLGYGLEVVEKVPIEIKSNPHNEKYLATKRDKLGHEILSGK is encoded by the coding sequence ATGTTAGACAGTATAGAGAGCGCCATCGAAGATATCAGGCAGGGAAAACTGGTGATCGTAGTAGATGATGAAGACAGGGAAAATGAAGGGGATTTCATTACGGCAGCAAATAACGTTACCCCGGAAATAATCAATTTCATGAGTATGCATGGCCGGGGGCTGATCTGTGCTCCGTTGGTTGAAGAACGCTGCCATGAACTCCAGCTGGAGCCCATGGTGGTTAACAATACCTCCCTGCACGAAACCGCCTTTACGGTCAGCATCGACCTGCTTGGCAACGGGTGTACTACCGGTATTTCGGCACAGGACCGGGCCAAAACCATCCAGGCCCTGGTGAACCCGGATACTAAACCGGAGCACCTGGGCAGACCCGGGCATATTTTCCCGTTGAAAGCAAAAAAGGGAGGCGTTTTACGCCGTTCGGGGCATACAGAAGCCACCATCGACATGGCCCGCCTGGCAGGCTTTGCACCGGCGGGTGTACTGGTGGAGATCATGAATGAAGATGGAAGCATGGCAAGGCTGCCGCAACTTATTGAGATCGCAAAGAAATTCAACCTCAAACTCATTTCGATCAAAGACCTGATCGAATACCGGCTCCGGGAGGAAACACTCATTAAAGAAGAAGTGCGGGTTCAGCTGCCTACAAAATACGGAAGTTTTGAACTGGTTGCTTTTGAACAACTGAATACCGGTGAGATACACATGGCCCTGAAAAAAGGTGACTGGAAGAAAGACGAACCGGTACTGGTAAGGGTGCACAGCAGTTGCATGACAGGAGACATACTGGGCTCCCTGCGCTGCGATTGCGGCGACCAGTTGCACCAGGCCATGAAAATGATCGAGGCGGAGGGAAAGGGGTTGCTGCTTTACATGAACCAGGAAGGACGGGGTATCGGCCTGCTGAATAAACTGAAAGCATACAAACTGCAGGAACAGGGCAGGGATACGGTGGAAGCAAACCTGGAACTTGGTTTCGACATGGACGAAAGGGATTACGGCGTGGGCGCACAAATATTAAGGCACATGGGCATCCGTAAAATGAAACTGCTGAGCAACAACCCCCGCAAAAGGGCAGGCTTGCTTGGTTACGGGCTGGAAGTGGTGGAAAAAGTACCCATTGAAATAAAATCAAACCCACACAACGAAAAATACCTGGCTACCAAACGGGATAAACTGGGCCACGAAATACTGAGCGGGAAATAG
- the tilS gene encoding tRNA lysidine(34) synthetase TilS: protein MSTFHQKENLFQPKDKLLLAVSGGVDSVVLCELCKQAGYDFVIAHCNFQLRGEESQRDEDFVNALGKKYAVEVLVKKFDTEKYAADNKVSIQVAARELRYSWFRELVANRSLDIGHWIVTAHHANDNVETMLMNFFKGTGINGLKAILPKQGNIVRPLLFARKEELIAFAQQHKLGFVEDSSNVSDKYTRNYFRNKLIPAIEEVFPRVEENLMDNLHRFREIEILYQQSVDLHKKKLLEQKGNEIHIPVLKLQKTEPLHTIVYEIIRDFGFTAHQTDEVISLLKSETGKYIRSSSHRIIKNRNWLIISPNETVEAATILLEGEGSWPFAAGNLELKKIPTTNLKLQTSGNTAQLDAGEIKFPLLLRKWKQGDYFYPLGMNKKKKLSRFLIDQKLSMPQKENTWVIEMNKKIIWIIGLRIDDRFKLTAKTNNLLQLKYSPAE, encoded by the coding sequence ATTTCAACATTTCATCAAAAAGAAAATCTTTTTCAACCGAAAGATAAATTGCTACTAGCCGTAAGTGGCGGAGTTGATTCGGTGGTATTATGCGAATTGTGTAAACAGGCAGGGTATGATTTTGTGATCGCTCACTGCAATTTTCAGTTAAGAGGGGAGGAGAGTCAAAGGGATGAGGATTTCGTAAATGCGTTAGGCAAAAAATATGCGGTGGAAGTGCTGGTTAAAAAGTTTGACACCGAAAAATATGCAGCAGATAATAAAGTAAGCATCCAGGTGGCTGCCCGGGAGTTACGGTATAGCTGGTTCCGGGAACTGGTAGCCAACCGGTCATTGGACATTGGTCACTGGATCGTTACGGCCCACCATGCCAACGACAATGTGGAAACGATGCTGATGAATTTCTTCAAAGGCACGGGCATCAACGGGTTAAAGGCCATTTTACCAAAACAGGGAAATATTGTACGGCCGCTTTTGTTTGCAAGGAAAGAAGAACTTATTGCGTTTGCTCAACAACATAAACTGGGTTTCGTGGAAGATTCTTCCAATGTCTCCGACAAATACACCCGCAATTACTTCCGCAATAAGTTGATCCCGGCCATAGAAGAAGTTTTTCCCCGGGTGGAAGAGAATTTAATGGATAACCTGCACCGGTTCCGGGAGATCGAGATACTCTACCAGCAATCAGTAGATCTCCATAAAAAGAAATTACTGGAGCAGAAAGGAAATGAAATTCATATTCCCGTATTGAAGTTGCAGAAAACAGAACCCCTGCACACGATCGTTTACGAGATCATCAGGGATTTTGGCTTTACGGCCCACCAAACGGATGAGGTCATAAGCCTGTTAAAAAGTGAGACCGGTAAATACATCCGGTCTTCTTCACACCGCATTATTAAGAACCGCAACTGGCTTATCATTTCTCCCAATGAAACCGTGGAGGCTGCTACCATCCTGCTTGAAGGAGAGGGGAGCTGGCCTTTTGCAGCGGGCAACCTGGAACTCAAAAAAATCCCAACCACAAACCTCAAACTACAAACCTCCGGCAACACAGCCCAACTGGATGCCGGTGAGATCAAATTTCCCCTCTTGCTCCGCAAATGGAAGCAGGGCGATTATTTTTACCCGCTGGGAATGAATAAGAAGAAAAAGCTGAGCCGCTTCCTGATCGATCAAAAACTTTCCATGCCGCAAAAAGAAAACACCTGGGTGATCGAAATGAATAAAAAGATCATCTGGATCATTGGCCTGCGTATTGACGACCGCTTTAAGTTAACGGCCAAAACAAATAACCTGCTGCAGTTAAAATATTCACCTGCCGAATAG
- a CDS encoding carboxylate-amine ligase, translated as MSNLSYKHFTLGVEEEYMVIDPESRELKSHEQKIVQEGQKVIKDKVKAEMHQAVVEVGTDICQDIDEAFMDVGTLRKTISGIADELGLWVGASGTHPFSHWESQLITDHIRYSEIVNELQEAARSNLIFGLHVHVGMDNREMAIHIANSARYFLPHIYALSTNSPFWEGRTTGYKSFRTKVFDKFPRTGIPDYFDSIEAYDNYVKLLVKTNCIDNAKKIWWDLRVHPFFNTVEFRICDVPMTVQETITIAALFQAVCAKLYKLRSQNLNFMMYSRALLNENKWRASRYGIDGSLIDFGKEMEVNTRVLIYELLDFVDDVLNDLGSRHAISQVHKMLEQGTGADRQLKVFEETKSLVKVVDLIHTEFLRGL; from the coding sequence ATGTCAAACCTATCTTACAAACATTTTACACTTGGCGTGGAAGAAGAGTACATGGTAATTGACCCGGAGTCGAGGGAACTGAAGAGCCATGAACAGAAGATCGTGCAGGAAGGGCAAAAGGTGATCAAAGACAAGGTAAAGGCAGAGATGCACCAGGCCGTGGTAGAAGTGGGCACCGATATCTGCCAGGACATTGATGAAGCTTTTATGGATGTAGGTACCCTGCGGAAGACCATCAGTGGCATCGCCGATGAACTCGGGTTATGGGTGGGTGCATCCGGCACTCACCCTTTCAGCCATTGGGAGAGTCAACTGATCACGGACCATATCCGGTACAGCGAAATAGTGAATGAGCTGCAGGAAGCAGCCAGGAGTAACCTTATTTTCGGCCTGCATGTTCACGTTGGTATGGACAACCGGGAAATGGCCATTCACATCGCCAACTCAGCCCGTTATTTTCTGCCCCATATTTATGCGTTAAGCACCAACTCCCCTTTCTGGGAAGGAAGGACCACGGGGTATAAATCATTCCGCACAAAAGTGTTTGATAAATTTCCCCGTACCGGCATCCCGGACTATTTCGACAGCATAGAGGCCTACGATAATTATGTAAAGCTGCTGGTGAAAACAAACTGCATTGACAATGCAAAAAAAATATGGTGGGACCTCCGGGTTCACCCGTTCTTCAACACCGTTGAATTCAGGATCTGCGATGTGCCAATGACCGTTCAGGAAACGATCACGATCGCGGCTTTGTTCCAGGCTGTTTGCGCCAAACTGTATAAACTGCGGAGCCAGAACCTGAATTTCATGATGTATTCCAGGGCCCTGCTGAATGAAAACAAATGGCGGGCAAGCCGCTATGGAATTGACGGCAGCCTGATCGATTTTGGAAAAGAAATGGAAGTGAATACCCGGGTACTTATTTACGAATTACTGGATTTTGTGGATGATGTTCTGAATGACCTCGGAAGCCGACATGCCATCAGCCAGGTGCATAAAATGCTGGAACAGGGCACCGGGGCCGACAGGCAGTTAAAAGTATTTGAAGAGACCAAGAGCCTGGTGAAGGTTGTTGACCTTATCCATACCGAATTTTTACGGGGATTGTAG
- a CDS encoding tetratricopeptide repeat protein codes for MSRIEKLLEYMKASGKDSFLQHALALEYIKIGKDEEARELFNEILLREPTYVGSYYHLAKLLERAGDFERAIRVYKRGMEEARKADDNHTYNELQGALEEIEE; via the coding sequence ATGAGCAGGATAGAAAAATTGCTGGAATATATGAAGGCATCCGGCAAGGATAGTTTTCTGCAGCATGCGCTGGCACTGGAATACATCAAGATCGGCAAAGACGAGGAGGCGCGGGAACTGTTCAATGAGATCTTATTACGGGAGCCCACCTATGTCGGTTCCTATTACCACCTGGCCAAATTACTGGAGCGGGCAGGCGATTTTGAAAGGGCCATCCGGGTGTATAAAAGGGGGATGGAAGAGGCCAGGAAGGCCGACGATAATCATACGTATAATGAATTGCAGGGGGCACTGGAGGAAATTGAAGAATAG
- a CDS encoding 23S rRNA (pseudouridine(1915)-N(3))-methyltransferase RlmH, producing MKFQFWTVGKNHEPYVKDGVEQFTKRIGKYYPVEWNIIPSPKNAAMLSEMDLKKKEGETITGFLQKDDYLVLLDERGKQFSSEELAAFIQQRANESVKNIVFLIGGAFGVSDAVKKRADHTWSLSKLVFPHQLARLILAEQVYRACSINRNEKYHHR from the coding sequence ATGAAATTTCAGTTCTGGACAGTTGGAAAAAATCACGAGCCCTATGTGAAGGACGGGGTGGAGCAGTTCACCAAACGCATTGGCAAGTACTACCCGGTGGAATGGAACATCATTCCTTCTCCCAAAAATGCCGCCATGCTGAGTGAAATGGACCTGAAGAAAAAAGAAGGGGAAACGATCACCGGTTTTTTACAAAAAGACGATTACCTGGTCTTGCTGGATGAACGGGGCAAGCAGTTCAGCAGCGAAGAACTGGCTGCATTCATCCAGCAACGGGCAAATGAAAGTGTAAAGAACATCGTTTTTTTGATTGGCGGGGCTTTTGGCGTAAGCGATGCCGTGAAGAAAAGGGCCGATCATACCTGGAGCCTTTCAAAACTTGTTTTCCCGCACCAGCTGGCAAGGCTGATATTGGCCGAACAGGTTTACCGGGCCTGTTCCATAAACCGGAATGAGAAGTACCACCACCGTTAA
- a CDS encoding DUF4199 domain-containing protein codes for MKKIVIVCGGIAGLIVSATMMLSTGMCYASGNFEGSMLLGYASMVLAFSLVFVGIRNYRDKYNQGSISFGKAFKTGFFIILLASTMYVLVWLVNYYFLIPDFADKYSAYMLDKLKAGGASQLEIDEQAKEMASFNVLYKNPFFNALITYTEILPAGLLVTLVSALVLRRKPRPVA; via the coding sequence ATGAAAAAAATTGTAATTGTATGCGGAGGGATAGCCGGGCTTATCGTTTCCGCCACGATGATGCTGTCTACCGGCATGTGCTATGCCAGTGGAAATTTTGAAGGCAGTATGCTGCTGGGGTATGCGTCCATGGTACTGGCTTTTTCCCTTGTTTTTGTGGGTATCCGTAACTACCGGGATAAGTACAACCAGGGTTCCATCAGTTTTGGCAAGGCATTTAAAACGGGGTTTTTTATCATCCTGCTGGCCTCCACCATGTATGTGCTGGTGTGGCTGGTGAATTATTATTTCTTAATCCCCGATTTTGCGGATAAGTATTCAGCCTATATGCTGGATAAACTGAAGGCCGGCGGGGCCAGCCAGCTGGAAATTGATGAGCAGGCGAAAGAAATGGCCAGTTTCAATGTCCTGTATAAGAATCCCTTTTTTAATGCCCTCATCACGTATACGGAGATCCTGCCCGCGGGGCTGCTCGTAACGCTTGTTAGTGCCCTGGTACTGAGGCGAAAGCCAAGGCCCGTTGCCTGA
- a CDS encoding TonB-dependent receptor → MNFKKILPLLIILFAIPALLKAQVTTSSISGIVKQSNGEALAGATITALHIPSGTKYETVSNKSGSFSLPGLRPGGPYTVSCQFTGMKKQDVEEITLTLGDNYTISLTMVPSATTLTEVVVSGGKAASNQKTGASTNVGQRQINTLPTITRNITDFTRLTPQANGNSIAGRDGRYNNFTVDGANLNNNFGLSTDPLPGGNSQPISLDAIEEVSVNIAPSDVRQSNFTGANIASVTKSGTNFFKGTVYGYYRDQTFIGRNVGGLKLAKQPDSKSTVYGASVGGPIIKNKLFFFVNGEIEKRVAPPLTSFKPTGGSGGSNISQVKIDSLTKFSNYLKSAYGYETGSADGLPNAEIKNYKFLARIDWNINTTHKLTLKYSEMVGDDDRLMSNSAPNGANSGGPNTWTTNSRFGTNAMSFANSQYSFHDQVRSAAFELNSNWKGKFSNQLIATGTKIRTTRSTPGGVFPFIDIMGDPTKSGVAATYAGGAKQNYMSAGMENFSNNNDVKNDIYNITDNFSIYLGKHTATIGGSYEYQYVGNMFMPASQSYYAYGSLEEFMNPLAHPIAYTYTFSRIAGKEAVYSAEMKIGQLGIYAQDEINITPRLKLTLGVRADRPIYPTQPLENPAITALTFPDRYGKPTNYSTGRWPKSIWYWAPRFDIRWDMNGDKSMIIRGGSGVFTGRIPFVYLTNMPTNSGMYQVSVIANATQLNQITFNPNPTAWASLFSAPAPVPNSAGFVLIDPKYKFPQVWRTNLGFDRKFGKNWTLSMDALYTKDLNATVMRNANQVAPTGTVNLGGSIRPSFINTSTATRRLYSGYANAIVLENNNAGGSFSLTAQVSKSFTKGFYASLAYTYSMARDITANPGSTASSVWQFNPTAGTQNDRELSYSSFAVPHRILGTFSYRKEFLKHLGTTISLFYEGSQQQGGRFSYIYGTAGGTAPSGFSNTADINYDGNSSDLMFIPNSPSQITFIPLTVGSGATAVTYTAQQQSDAFFAFIEQDKYLRKRKGMVAERNAVLYPFYHRVDLKFLQDIFTNIGSRRATLQFSADFQNFLNLVNKDWGLRDFFVVNNPLRATKNATTGEVRYQLATYTPNDAPAGSNPILVDKTFIRSTSTASTWSLQLGLRLIF, encoded by the coding sequence ATGAATTTCAAGAAAATTTTACCGTTACTGATCATCTTGTTTGCCATCCCGGCTTTGCTGAAGGCACAGGTAACTACCAGTAGCATTTCGGGTATCGTAAAACAGTCGAATGGAGAAGCCCTTGCCGGTGCAACCATCACTGCCCTGCATATCCCCTCCGGTACCAAATACGAAACGGTAAGTAACAAAAGCGGTTCATTCTCCTTGCCGGGTTTGCGTCCGGGCGGACCCTACACCGTAAGTTGCCAGTTTACCGGAATGAAAAAACAGGATGTGGAGGAAATCACCCTGACCCTGGGCGATAACTATACGATCAGCTTAACAATGGTTCCTTCGGCCACCACCCTTACCGAGGTAGTGGTTTCAGGTGGTAAGGCGGCATCCAATCAAAAAACAGGCGCTTCTACCAATGTGGGCCAGCGCCAGATAAATACATTACCAACCATCACCCGTAACATCACCGATTTCACCCGCCTTACTCCGCAGGCAAACGGAAACTCCATAGCCGGCAGGGATGGCAGGTATAACAACTTTACCGTGGATGGTGCAAACCTGAACAATAACTTTGGTTTAAGTACCGATCCGTTGCCCGGTGGTAACAGCCAGCCCATTTCACTGGATGCGATCGAAGAAGTAAGTGTGAACATCGCACCTTCTGATGTACGGCAGTCGAATTTTACCGGTGCCAATATCGCTTCTGTTACAAAAAGCGGTACAAACTTCTTCAAAGGAACCGTTTATGGTTATTACAGGGACCAGACCTTTATCGGAAGAAATGTGGGTGGCCTTAAATTAGCAAAACAACCGGATTCAAAAAGTACCGTTTATGGTGCAAGTGTGGGCGGCCCGATCATCAAAAATAAATTGTTCTTTTTTGTTAATGGAGAAATTGAGAAAAGAGTTGCTCCGCCATTAACTTCTTTTAAACCAACCGGAGGATCCGGTGGCAGCAATATCTCCCAGGTAAAGATCGATTCACTGACCAAATTCTCTAACTACCTGAAAAGTGCTTACGGATATGAGACCGGCAGCGCCGATGGTTTGCCAAATGCAGAGATCAAAAACTACAAGTTTCTTGCCCGTATCGACTGGAACATAAACACCACGCACAAACTGACACTTAAGTACAGCGAAATGGTCGGTGATGATGACAGGCTGATGTCGAACAGTGCACCGAACGGCGCCAACAGCGGCGGACCGAACACCTGGACAACTAATTCGCGTTTTGGAACCAATGCCATGTCATTTGCCAATTCACAATATAGCTTCCACGACCAGGTAAGGTCAGCAGCATTTGAGTTAAACAGCAACTGGAAAGGGAAGTTCTCCAACCAGCTCATCGCAACAGGTACCAAGATCCGCACCACCCGTTCAACACCAGGCGGGGTATTTCCTTTCATCGACATCATGGGAGACCCAACGAAGAGCGGTGTTGCTGCAACCTATGCAGGAGGCGCCAAACAAAATTACATGAGCGCAGGAATGGAGAACTTCTCCAACAACAATGACGTTAAAAATGACATTTACAACATCACCGATAACTTCAGTATTTATTTAGGAAAGCATACCGCTACCATCGGAGGCAGTTACGAGTACCAGTATGTAGGTAATATGTTCATGCCTGCTTCGCAAAGTTATTATGCCTATGGTTCACTGGAAGAGTTCATGAACCCACTGGCACACCCCATTGCTTATACCTATACCTTCTCAAGAATAGCGGGAAAAGAAGCCGTTTATTCTGCCGAAATGAAGATCGGTCAATTGGGTATCTATGCACAGGATGAGATCAATATCACCCCCCGCCTGAAACTTACTTTGGGCGTTCGTGCAGACAGACCAATTTATCCTACTCAACCATTGGAAAATCCGGCAATCACGGCGTTGACATTCCCCGACAGGTATGGCAAACCTACTAATTACTCAACAGGAAGGTGGCCTAAATCGATCTGGTACTGGGCCCCGAGGTTTGACATTCGCTGGGACATGAACGGTGATAAAAGTATGATCATCCGGGGTGGTTCTGGTGTGTTCACCGGAAGGATACCATTCGTGTATTTAACCAATATGCCTACCAATAGTGGCATGTACCAGGTGAGTGTTATTGCCAATGCAACACAGTTAAATCAAATTACCTTCAACCCGAATCCAACAGCCTGGGCTTCCTTGTTCTCAGCCCCTGCCCCGGTACCTAACTCAGCAGGTTTTGTACTGATCGATCCGAAATACAAATTCCCGCAGGTTTGGAGAACGAACCTTGGCTTTGACAGGAAGTTCGGAAAGAACTGGACCCTGTCGATGGATGCCTTGTATACCAAAGACCTGAATGCTACTGTAATGCGCAATGCCAACCAGGTTGCTCCTACCGGAACAGTGAACCTGGGCGGTTCCATCAGGCCCAGTTTCATAAACACATCCACTGCTACCCGCAGGCTGTATAGTGGTTATGCAAATGCGATCGTGCTGGAAAATAATAATGCAGGCGGTTCATTCTCACTGACAGCACAGGTTTCCAAATCATTCACCAAAGGATTTTATGCCTCATTGGCCTATACCTACAGTATGGCCAGGGACATCACTGCAAACCCGGGTTCTACCGCGTCTTCTGTATGGCAGTTTAACCCTACCGCAGGTACCCAGAATGACCGGGAATTATCTTATTCCTCTTTTGCGGTCCCTCACCGTATCCTCGGCACTTTCTCGTACAGGAAAGAGTTCCTGAAGCATCTCGGTACTACCATATCATTATTTTATGAAGGCTCACAGCAACAGGGCGGCCGCTTCAGCTATATCTACGGTACGGCCGGAGGTACAGCTCCGTCAGGATTCAGCAATACTGCCGATATCAACTACGACGGTAACAGCTCTGACCTGATGTTCATTCCAAACAGCCCGTCACAGATCACATTCATCCCGCTGACAGTTGGTTCCGGCGCTACGGCTGTTACCTACACTGCCCAGCAGCAAAGTGATGCATTCTTTGCCTTTATTGAGCAGGACAAATACCTGCGCAAACGTAAAGGAATGGTTGCTGAAAGGAATGCAGTTCTGTATCCGTTCTACCACCGGGTTGACCTGAAATTCCTGCAGGACATCTTCACCAATATCGGTTCAAGAAGAGCTACCCTGCAGTTCAGTGCAGATTTCCAGAACTTCCTGAACCTGGTGAACAAAGACTGGGGACTGCGTGACTTCTTTGTGGTGAACAACCCATTGAGGGCAACTAAAAATGCAACTACCGGTGAGGTAAGATATCAACTGGCTACCTATACGCCCAATGATGCCCCGGCCGGTTCAAACCCCATCCTGGTTGACAAGACATTTATCCGGAGTACTTCAACGGCAAGTACCTGGTCATTGCAACTTGGCCTGCGTTTGATATTCTGA
- a CDS encoding esterase family protein — MSAEKVTSILVQEHVIPSIYLNRDVIVDFYLPSAFTGAVEPALLLINDGQDLRTMKFEEILESLHEADVIEDVFYVGIHCGSDRKNEYGTARVLDYKGRGARAGLYTRFILEELLPYIRIISPVRSFKEKCFAGFSLGGLSALDIVWNHSREFTKAGVFSGSLWWRDKDQDDDDFDEDTDRIMHRQVREKQHPAPWLKFFFEVGTLDEVADRNNNGIIDSIDDTQSLIDELVNKGYDRDDDIRFLELKDGKHDVPTWAKAFPDFLIWGWGKNA; from the coding sequence ATGTCAGCAGAAAAGGTGACCAGTATCCTGGTACAAGAGCACGTCATCCCTTCCATTTATCTCAACCGTGATGTCATCGTGGATTTCTACCTTCCTTCGGCCTTTACCGGGGCTGTTGAGCCGGCACTTTTGCTCATCAATGACGGGCAAGACCTTCGCACCATGAAATTTGAGGAGATACTGGAGAGTCTGCATGAGGCGGATGTGATCGAAGATGTATTTTATGTGGGCATCCATTGTGGTTCAGACAGGAAGAATGAATACGGCACCGCCCGGGTACTCGACTACAAAGGACGTGGCGCCCGGGCCGGTCTTTATACCCGTTTTATCCTGGAAGAATTACTTCCGTATATCCGGATCATTTCGCCCGTCCGTTCTTTTAAGGAAAAATGCTTTGCCGGCTTTTCGCTTGGAGGGTTAAGCGCCCTCGACATAGTTTGGAATCATTCCCGTGAATTCACGAAAGCCGGCGTTTTCAGCGGTTCATTGTGGTGGCGTGATAAGGACCAGGACGATGATGATTTTGATGAGGATACCGACCGCATCATGCACCGGCAGGTAAGGGAAAAACAACATCCGGCTCCCTGGCTCAAATTCTTTTTTGAAGTGGGCACCCTGGATGAAGTGGCCGACAGGAATAACAACGGCATCATTGATTCGATCGACGATACACAAAGCCTGATCGACGAATTGGTGAATAAAGGCTATGACCGGGATGATGATATCCGGTTTCTTGAACTCAAAGACGGCAAACACGATGTACCAACCTGGGCAAAGGCTTTTCCTGATTTCTTAATATGGGGTTGGGGTAAAAATGCCTGA